GAAGAGGGCCTCCTTGGAGTTGTCGTTGGTGTTATTGTACGTGGACAACAGGTCGGTATCTAACGTGGGTATACCGTTCAACCCGCCCGTTTCGCCCTTGCTGATCTTGTCGCAGACGGCAATGCAGTCGTCCCACCTAGGGGTGCCGGACCATACTTGCGCGTTCAGGTAAAGCTCAGCTAGCATAGAGTAGCCGGCGGCTTTTGTGAGGCGCCCAATCAATGCCTTGCTAAGGTTGGGTAACAGATCAACGTTTTCTTTCAGCTCCTTTTCCACGAAGGCAAAGACCTCGGCCCGCGGTGCCGTGGGCGGACTGAGCGGCTGGCCTACCACCGTTACGATGGGAACGTTGCCGTACAGGTCCATCAACTTCATATAATGGTAGGCCCGAAATACCTTCAGCTCGGCAACAAAGGCAGCCTTTTCCTGCTCGCTGACGCCCGCCTTGGCAAAGTCTACCCGCTCGAAGTCGCCTAGGGTACTGTTGCAGAAGCCGATACCGGTGAAGATGAGGCTCCAAGGGTCCCACACGTCGTTTTCGGTGTATACCCAGCTATGGCCGTGTAGCCGGATCCACTGGGCGTCGTCGTAGCCGTGGCGGCCCTTTTGCGGCCAAGCTAGCTGGTCGGCTGATAGCTCGTTGAGGCGCCAGTAGCTGTTCTGCGCGGTGGGCGCCATCCACGCATTGGCGTGGGTATAAGGGCGCAGCACCCCCGACAGGATTTCCTGGCGGTTATTGTAAAACTTGTTGGCATCGATCTGACTGTACAGGGTTTCGTCCAGATTCGTGCACGAGTTCGTGCTTAGGAGCAGGGTGAGTACGCCCGCGAAAAAATAACTTTTATGCAATCGTGTCATGGAAGTTCCGATTAGAAGCCAATGTTTAGACCTGCCGTGAAGGAGCGCGTGCGCGGGTAGAAGCCACGACCATCGATGCCGGGTGCTAGCCCTGTATCGTCCACTTCGGGGTCAACGCCGCGGTACTTGGTGAAGGTGAGCAGATTTCGGCCCGTCAGGTACAAGCGCAGGTTGCGAACTAAGGGCGTCTTAAACTTGAAATTATACCCTAGGGTCACGTTGTCGAGCTTCACAAAGCCGCCGGGCTCCAGGTAATAATCCGAGAATTGGAGGGCATCGTTGATCTGATTGTTGCGCGTAATAGCGTCTTTCAGCACGTTGTTAGGCAGGTACACCTTATTACCGAAGAACACTTGTTGCAAATTCAGGATGTCGTATTTGAATTTGCCCCGAAAGAACAGCGTCAGGTCCAGGTTTTTGTACTGGAAGCGGTTGTTCCACGACATATAGTACTTCGGAATACCGTTGCCGATGTAGGCGTAGTCGTCGTTGGGTACAATCTTGTCGGCCGTCACGGCCTCCCCATTGGCTTTGTTGAACAGCCAGCGGCCTTCAGGCGTGAAGCCGGCAAAGCGCTTGCCGTAGAAGCTACCCAGTGGTCCGCCTTCGATGGTGCGAATAGAAGGTCCTAGGGCGCCGAAGCCGCCAATGTCGCCAAAGGTTAGGAAGGTAACTCTAAACACATCGTCGGAGAATGAGACCAGCTTGTTGCTCTGGGTGCTGCCTGTGAAGTCCATGCCCCAGCTGAAGTTTTTCTTTTTCAGCACGGTACCGCTCAAGGTCAGTTCCACCCCGTTGTTATCAATCACGCCGACGTTGGTGTACAGCGAAGATTGTACGAAGGGGGGCAGCTGCGTATTGAAGTTGCCGAGCAGGTCGGAGGTGCGGCGGCGGTACACGTCCACGGTACCGGTCAGGCGGGAATTAAACAGGGCGAAGTCGACGCCGACGTTGAACTCCTTTTTTCGTTCCCAGCGCAGATCGGGGTTTGGGTTGTTGTTGGGGCCGTACGTCTGGCGCCAGATGCCATCATCGTTCAGGTACTGATTGCCCGTACCGAGCCGCACCACCGATTGGTAATTCGGGATGCCCTGGTTGCCAGTGATGCCGTAGCCAGCGCGTAACTTCAGGTCATTTATAACCGTGAGCCCGCTCATGAAATTCTCCTTACTGATCGTCCAGCCGATTGACGCGGCGGGGAAGTCGCCGTACTTGTGGTTGGCTCCAAACCGCGACGAGCCCTCGTGGCGCAAAATGAACTGCGCAATGTATTTGTCTTTGTACGAATAGTTTACGCGACCGAAGAAGGCAATTAGCCGGTTGTCCTCCTTATTGCTGCCCAACGACGATTTGCCGAGCTGCAG
This Hymenobacter sp. GOD-10R DNA region includes the following protein-coding sequences:
- a CDS encoding RagB/SusD family nutrient uptake outer membrane protein, translating into MTRLHKSYFFAGVLTLLLSTNSCTNLDETLYSQIDANKFYNNRQEILSGVLRPYTHANAWMAPTAQNSYWRLNELSADQLAWPQKGRHGYDDAQWIRLHGHSWVYTENDVWDPWSLIFTGIGFCNSTLGDFERVDFAKAGVSEQEKAAFVAELKVFRAYHYMKLMDLYGNVPIVTVVGQPLSPPTAPRAEVFAFVEKELKENVDLLPNLSKALIGRLTKAAGYSMLAELYLNAQVWSGTPRWDDCIAVCDKISKGETGGLNGIPTLDTDLLSTYNNTNDNSKEALFQLTYDYQATPTRCGWNSDFYHFAQRLIYDGDANGNNGVVVIPSAYDVFKDNDLRKSTWMLIGPQFQAADPTKPVLGTEEYRDKQLVFVKEIRRASENKTSSTMIDGEENSGARFNKYRPGRQSEAKYWSNDWILYRLTDIYFYKAEALMRKNGGSAVPEAVQLINDVRKRAFRPADVAKEAYTAATLTLPELLAERSREFIFEGKRRTDMVRFGAFTTASWWDHQPTDKTKELFPIPQRQLAANPNLVQNPGYPAK